One segment of Cardiocondyla obscurior isolate alpha-2009 linkage group LG13, Cobs3.1, whole genome shotgun sequence DNA contains the following:
- the Mapmodulin gene encoding acidic leucine-rich nuclear phosphoprotein 32 family member A isoform X1, translating into MEKRIELEKRGKKPGDIKELVLDNCRSTQIVGLTNEFSALESLSLINVGLTSLKGFPKLPSLKKLELSDNRISGGLNLLDSSPKLTHLNLSGNKIKDLDALQPLKEFKNLKSLDLFNNAVTNLDNYREKVFNLIPSLRYLDGYDAEDREVDDSEGEDDEVNGNEDGEGVGNEDDSEEVSDEEDEEFLDDDPGLDIVYKDKIDTDEEDYMGEEEEEDDDEDNEDDEQEEEEEESPVRGKKRKIDDAGENLNA; encoded by the exons ATGGAGAAGCGGATAGAACTTGAGAAGCGGGGAAAGAAGCCCGGCGAC ATCAAAGAACTTGTTCTTGATAATTGCCGGAGTACGCAAATTGTGGGCTTGACAAATGAATTCAGTGCTCTGGAATCATTAAGTCTTATCAATGTGGGTCTTACCAGTCTAAAAGGCTTCCCAAAGTTACCCAGTCTTAAGaag TTGGAGTTGAGTGACAATCGAATTTCGGGTGGGTTAAACCTGCTTGATTCGAGTCCCAAGTTGACTCATCTTAATCTGAGTGGAAACAAGATCAAAGATCTCGACGCACTACAACCATTG AAGGAGTTTAAAAACTTAAAGAGCCTGGATCTATTCAATAACGCAGTGACAAATTTGGATAATTATAGGGAAAAAGTCTTCAATCTTATTCCCAGTCTGCGATATCTGGACGG ATATGATGCTGAGGATCGCGAAGTTGACGATAGCGAAGGGGAGGATGACGAAGTCAATGGAAATGAAGATGGTGAAGGAGTTGGCAATGAAGATGACAGTGAAGAAG tTTCAGATGAAGAAGACGAGGAGTTTTTAGACGATGACCCAGGATTAGATATTGTTTACAAGGATAAGATT GACACTGATGAGGAAGATTATATgggagaagaggaggaggaagatGACGACGAGGACAATGAAGATGACGAgcaggaggaagaagaag AAGAATCTCCTGTTcgaggaaagaagagaaaaattgaCGATGCGGGAGAGAATTTGAACGCTTAA
- the Pink gene encoding uncharacterized protein Pink isoform X1, giving the protein MCMRGSRDSELGSLPLSPPQTGPWTMYPATPDLPYVLSECEEINSILYKPINSTQRIKYTCFHASLSYIVIGSTSGSAYLFSREPCSFLQIIPLSEGVVSHVVISPDEKTLALATTRGTVCLVSLKSTPQLISVSTEHMYEKITCICWNNNSTEIFVGDAIGKVSVMVLSIFTVNGMFQTPACTLMNLDSSIVQLSFLSPLLLVSTLARCYVCHTVLEQYKQIGNKPRNGEFGACFYRRENATLSAQKEERNVNNVRSAFNLIADNDSNILGENHSRIFCARPGSRLWEVSSDGTVVKTHQFKEALAIPPVTIFQSNSTFESSQKEETVREWPPQSVNFSHLFVLHKYLFSYTSSGLYIIDPANTSMLLWSNVYTNISMTAIVDDRIYLMTCDNEFHCLALTLLDNLILRLYSREQYSECLNACFLYKSQLLKAIGTKEIIEFFEVEDLPRDEKTLLRPLITLLQANGDNKPAKLDSGIVVVHSETDRFTDRKTNGCEMMSSSQSPEISSDDSSEMRVESRKDRKEDFTKGNILRAASENILNSDYSREALDTKDDDYQKEDFQENVTHRVQSDLRSIYDLTNSIRPDMSEKEIEEVILETDKRMKTVKDSYRDSPGLQNFVYEVTRAAELHYYNTFLENASTELIDSTGNDYVVRHFARAFIEINASTYARCSCGYPCPMDKTVEPKFLTVGESLIKKYANDLPKECSNICDKIPYMWRMYLPIRIERCKALDDVLRQCFQTRDNVVLSFLLPALNEQQWSCVAMCLNEIKDGTCLFCAMPLTNKSDYGVLIDWSGIATEIMRSKGPDEAMMFLIKLESMVPDIHLDRSIFQSIILTKMLHRQGLKKSIDFNKTNHLSSEFGTICSPQIREQLAKALEKDLRRPIDKNVFGTGAYHWGMRHRIKSLTCPGCTLSLQTPILLGDSGIAIFRCGHAYHVNCMIERKLTRCNLH; this is encoded by the exons ATGTGTatgcgtggaagccgcgattccgagttgggctctctgcccCTCAGTCCTCCGCAAACTGGACCATGGACAATGTATCCCGCCACACCGGATCTTCCCTACGTCTTGTCGGAATGTGAGGAAATCAACTCGATTCTGTACAAACCAATTAATTCGACACAACGGATCAAG TACACATGCTTCCATGCTTCACTAAGTTACATTGTGATAGGCTCAACCAGTGGCAGTGCCTATTTATTCTCCAGAGAACCATGTTCATTTCTTCAAATAATACCTCTATCg gAGGGTGTGGTCTCACATGTGGTGATATCACCTGATGAAAAAACTCTAGCCTTAGCAACCACACGTGGTACCGTCTGTCTAGTCTCTCTAAAATCTACTCCGCAATTAATATCAGTATCAACAGAACATATGTATGAAAAGATTACTTGTATTTGCTGGAACAATAACAGTACTGAGATATTTGTAGGAGATGCAATTGGTAAGGTCTCTGTCATGGTGCTATCTATATTCACA gtgAATGGAATGTTTCAAACTCCAGCATGCACACTGATGAATCTGGATTCCAGCATCGTCCAATTAAGCTTCCTCTCACCTTTACTGTTGGTCTCCACGCTGGCACGTTGCTACGTCTGCCACACAGTTCTAGAACAGTACAAACAGATAGGCAATAAACCGCGGAACGGAGAATTTGGCGCATGCTTCTACAGACGCGAAAACGCGACTTTGAGCGCAcaaaaagaagagaggaaCGTGAACAACGTACGAAGCGCGTTCAATTTGATCGCTGACAACGATAGCAATATTTTGGGTGAGAATCACTCGAGGATATTTTGTGCTCGACCCGGGTCGAGATTATGGGAAGTGTCGTCTGACGGAACCGTCGTGAAAACGCATCAGTTCAAAGAGGCTCTAGCAATTCCTCCTGTAACAATATTTCAATCGAATAGCACTTTTGAATCTAGTCAGAAAGAGGAGACGGTACGCGAATGGCCACCGCAATCTGTTAACTTCTCACACCTCTTTGTACTACACAAGTATTTATTTTCCTATACATCTAGCGGCCTGTATATCATCGATCCTGCGAACACGAGTATGCTGTTGTGGAGCAATGTGTATACGAATATTAGCATGACAGCAATCGTGGACGATCGAATCTACTTAATGACCTGTGATAACGAATTTCATTGTTTAGCGTTAACGTTACTCGATAACCTGATACTGCGGCTGTATTCCCGTGAACAATATAGTGAGTGCTTGAACGCCTGTTTTCTATACAAGTCACAATTACTGAAAGCCATTGGCACTAAAGAGATCATAGAATTCTTTGAAGTAGAAGATTTGCCACGAGACGAAAAGACATTGTTGCGACCATTAATAACATTGCTACAAGCCAACGGTGATAACAAACCGGCCAAATTGGACTCTGGGATCGTAGTGGTACACTCTGAGACTGATAGATTCACGGATAGAAAAACCAACGGCTGTGAAATGATGTCTTCGTCGCAGTCTCCTGAAATCTCAAGCGACGATTCGTCTGAGATGCGAGTAGAATCCAGGAAAGATCGGAAAGAAGATTTCACGAAGGGAAATATATTGAGAGCGGCTTCAGAAAATATACTTAATTCGGATTACAGTAGAGAAGCATTAGATACCAAAGATGACGATTATCAAAAAGAGGATTTTCAAGAAAATGTTACGCACAGGGTACAGTCGGATTTACGCTCAATTTACGATTTGACAAACAGTATCAGACCTGATATGTCAGAGAAAGAAATCGAGGAAGTTATTTTGGAGACCGACAAGAGGATGAAAACTGTCAAGGATTCCTACAGAGATTCGCCCGGACTTCAGAATTTCGTCTACGAGGTTACTCGCGCCGCTGAATTGCATTATTATAACACGTTTCTGGAAAACGCTTCTACAGAATTGATTGATTCCACCGGTAACGATTACGTTGTACGGCATTTCGCGAGAGCTTTCATTGAGATCAACGCGTCGACTTATGCTAGATGCAGCTGCGGTTATCCATGCCCGATGGACAAGACCGTCGAGCCGAAGTTCTTAACTGTTGGAGAGtccttgattaaaaaatatgccaACGACTTACCGAAAGAATGTAGCAATATTTGCGATAAGATACCTTACATGTGGCGCATGTACCTTCCTATTCGTATCGAGCGATGTAAAGCATTAGACGACGTGTTGAGACAGTGTTTTCAGACTAGAGACAATGTCGTATTGTCATTTTTGCTGCCGGCGTTAAATGAGCAACAGTGGAGTTGCGTGGCGATGTGCCTGAATGAAATCAAAGACGGTACTTGCCTATTTTGTGCGATGCCTTTGACGAACAAGTCTGATTACGGCGTACTGATAGATTGGAGCGGAATTGCCACAGAAATCATGAGGAGTAAGGGACCAGACGAGGCTATGATGTTTCTAATTAAACTTGAGAGCATGGTGCCGGACATTCACTTGGACAGAAG CATTTTTCAGTcgattatattaacaaaaatgttacatCGCCAAGGCTTGAAAAAATCGATCGACTTTAATAAAACGAATCACTTGTCATCAGAATTTGGTACAATCTGCTCACCACAG atacgtGAACAATTAGCGAAAGCCCTCGAGAAAGATTTGAGGCGACCGATAGATAAAAATGTGTTTGGTACAGGCGCTTATCACTGGGGCATGCGTCATCGGATTAAATCATTAACATGCCCGGGCTGTACGTTGTCGTTACAAACGCCAATTTTGCTAGGTGACAGTGGAATCGCGATCTTCCGTTGTGGTCACGCCTATCATGTAAATTGTATGATAGAGAGAAAGCTCACTAGATGCAATCTTCATTag
- the Pink gene encoding uncharacterized protein Pink isoform X2: MTRPESYTCFHASLSYIVIGSTSGSAYLFSREPCSFLQIIPLSEGVVSHVVISPDEKTLALATTRGTVCLVSLKSTPQLISVSTEHMYEKITCICWNNNSTEIFVGDAIGKVSVMVLSIFTVNGMFQTPACTLMNLDSSIVQLSFLSPLLLVSTLARCYVCHTVLEQYKQIGNKPRNGEFGACFYRRENATLSAQKEERNVNNVRSAFNLIADNDSNILGENHSRIFCARPGSRLWEVSSDGTVVKTHQFKEALAIPPVTIFQSNSTFESSQKEETVREWPPQSVNFSHLFVLHKYLFSYTSSGLYIIDPANTSMLLWSNVYTNISMTAIVDDRIYLMTCDNEFHCLALTLLDNLILRLYSREQYSECLNACFLYKSQLLKAIGTKEIIEFFEVEDLPRDEKTLLRPLITLLQANGDNKPAKLDSGIVVVHSETDRFTDRKTNGCEMMSSSQSPEISSDDSSEMRVESRKDRKEDFTKGNILRAASENILNSDYSREALDTKDDDYQKEDFQENVTHRVQSDLRSIYDLTNSIRPDMSEKEIEEVILETDKRMKTVKDSYRDSPGLQNFVYEVTRAAELHYYNTFLENASTELIDSTGNDYVVRHFARAFIEINASTYARCSCGYPCPMDKTVEPKFLTVGESLIKKYANDLPKECSNICDKIPYMWRMYLPIRIERCKALDDVLRQCFQTRDNVVLSFLLPALNEQQWSCVAMCLNEIKDGTCLFCAMPLTNKSDYGVLIDWSGIATEIMRSKGPDEAMMFLIKLESMVPDIHLDRSIFQSIILTKMLHRQGLKKSIDFNKTNHLSSEFGTICSPQIREQLAKALEKDLRRPIDKNVFGTGAYHWGMRHRIKSLTCPGCTLSLQTPILLGDSGIAIFRCGHAYHVNCMIERKLTRCNLH, encoded by the exons ATGACCCGCCCCGAGTCG TACACATGCTTCCATGCTTCACTAAGTTACATTGTGATAGGCTCAACCAGTGGCAGTGCCTATTTATTCTCCAGAGAACCATGTTCATTTCTTCAAATAATACCTCTATCg gAGGGTGTGGTCTCACATGTGGTGATATCACCTGATGAAAAAACTCTAGCCTTAGCAACCACACGTGGTACCGTCTGTCTAGTCTCTCTAAAATCTACTCCGCAATTAATATCAGTATCAACAGAACATATGTATGAAAAGATTACTTGTATTTGCTGGAACAATAACAGTACTGAGATATTTGTAGGAGATGCAATTGGTAAGGTCTCTGTCATGGTGCTATCTATATTCACA gtgAATGGAATGTTTCAAACTCCAGCATGCACACTGATGAATCTGGATTCCAGCATCGTCCAATTAAGCTTCCTCTCACCTTTACTGTTGGTCTCCACGCTGGCACGTTGCTACGTCTGCCACACAGTTCTAGAACAGTACAAACAGATAGGCAATAAACCGCGGAACGGAGAATTTGGCGCATGCTTCTACAGACGCGAAAACGCGACTTTGAGCGCAcaaaaagaagagaggaaCGTGAACAACGTACGAAGCGCGTTCAATTTGATCGCTGACAACGATAGCAATATTTTGGGTGAGAATCACTCGAGGATATTTTGTGCTCGACCCGGGTCGAGATTATGGGAAGTGTCGTCTGACGGAACCGTCGTGAAAACGCATCAGTTCAAAGAGGCTCTAGCAATTCCTCCTGTAACAATATTTCAATCGAATAGCACTTTTGAATCTAGTCAGAAAGAGGAGACGGTACGCGAATGGCCACCGCAATCTGTTAACTTCTCACACCTCTTTGTACTACACAAGTATTTATTTTCCTATACATCTAGCGGCCTGTATATCATCGATCCTGCGAACACGAGTATGCTGTTGTGGAGCAATGTGTATACGAATATTAGCATGACAGCAATCGTGGACGATCGAATCTACTTAATGACCTGTGATAACGAATTTCATTGTTTAGCGTTAACGTTACTCGATAACCTGATACTGCGGCTGTATTCCCGTGAACAATATAGTGAGTGCTTGAACGCCTGTTTTCTATACAAGTCACAATTACTGAAAGCCATTGGCACTAAAGAGATCATAGAATTCTTTGAAGTAGAAGATTTGCCACGAGACGAAAAGACATTGTTGCGACCATTAATAACATTGCTACAAGCCAACGGTGATAACAAACCGGCCAAATTGGACTCTGGGATCGTAGTGGTACACTCTGAGACTGATAGATTCACGGATAGAAAAACCAACGGCTGTGAAATGATGTCTTCGTCGCAGTCTCCTGAAATCTCAAGCGACGATTCGTCTGAGATGCGAGTAGAATCCAGGAAAGATCGGAAAGAAGATTTCACGAAGGGAAATATATTGAGAGCGGCTTCAGAAAATATACTTAATTCGGATTACAGTAGAGAAGCATTAGATACCAAAGATGACGATTATCAAAAAGAGGATTTTCAAGAAAATGTTACGCACAGGGTACAGTCGGATTTACGCTCAATTTACGATTTGACAAACAGTATCAGACCTGATATGTCAGAGAAAGAAATCGAGGAAGTTATTTTGGAGACCGACAAGAGGATGAAAACTGTCAAGGATTCCTACAGAGATTCGCCCGGACTTCAGAATTTCGTCTACGAGGTTACTCGCGCCGCTGAATTGCATTATTATAACACGTTTCTGGAAAACGCTTCTACAGAATTGATTGATTCCACCGGTAACGATTACGTTGTACGGCATTTCGCGAGAGCTTTCATTGAGATCAACGCGTCGACTTATGCTAGATGCAGCTGCGGTTATCCATGCCCGATGGACAAGACCGTCGAGCCGAAGTTCTTAACTGTTGGAGAGtccttgattaaaaaatatgccaACGACTTACCGAAAGAATGTAGCAATATTTGCGATAAGATACCTTACATGTGGCGCATGTACCTTCCTATTCGTATCGAGCGATGTAAAGCATTAGACGACGTGTTGAGACAGTGTTTTCAGACTAGAGACAATGTCGTATTGTCATTTTTGCTGCCGGCGTTAAATGAGCAACAGTGGAGTTGCGTGGCGATGTGCCTGAATGAAATCAAAGACGGTACTTGCCTATTTTGTGCGATGCCTTTGACGAACAAGTCTGATTACGGCGTACTGATAGATTGGAGCGGAATTGCCACAGAAATCATGAGGAGTAAGGGACCAGACGAGGCTATGATGTTTCTAATTAAACTTGAGAGCATGGTGCCGGACATTCACTTGGACAGAAG CATTTTTCAGTcgattatattaacaaaaatgttacatCGCCAAGGCTTGAAAAAATCGATCGACTTTAATAAAACGAATCACTTGTCATCAGAATTTGGTACAATCTGCTCACCACAG atacgtGAACAATTAGCGAAAGCCCTCGAGAAAGATTTGAGGCGACCGATAGATAAAAATGTGTTTGGTACAGGCGCTTATCACTGGGGCATGCGTCATCGGATTAAATCATTAACATGCCCGGGCTGTACGTTGTCGTTACAAACGCCAATTTTGCTAGGTGACAGTGGAATCGCGATCTTCCGTTGTGGTCACGCCTATCATGTAAATTGTATGATAGAGAGAAAGCTCACTAGATGCAATCTTCATTag
- the Mapmodulin gene encoding acidic leucine-rich nuclear phosphoprotein 32 family member A isoform X2: MEKRIELEKRGKKPGDIKELVLDNCRSTQIVGLTNEFSALESLSLINVGLTSLKGFPKLPSLKKLELSDNRISGGLNLLDSSPKLTHLNLSGNKIKDLDALQPLKEFKNLKSLDLFNNAVTNLDNYREKVFNLIPSLRYLDGYDAEDREVDDSEGEDDEVNGNEDGEGVGNEDDSEEVSDEEDEEFLDDDPGLDIVYKDKIDTDEEDYMGEEEEEDDDEDNEDDEQEEEEESPVRGKKRKIDDAGENLNA; the protein is encoded by the exons ATGGAGAAGCGGATAGAACTTGAGAAGCGGGGAAAGAAGCCCGGCGAC ATCAAAGAACTTGTTCTTGATAATTGCCGGAGTACGCAAATTGTGGGCTTGACAAATGAATTCAGTGCTCTGGAATCATTAAGTCTTATCAATGTGGGTCTTACCAGTCTAAAAGGCTTCCCAAAGTTACCCAGTCTTAAGaag TTGGAGTTGAGTGACAATCGAATTTCGGGTGGGTTAAACCTGCTTGATTCGAGTCCCAAGTTGACTCATCTTAATCTGAGTGGAAACAAGATCAAAGATCTCGACGCACTACAACCATTG AAGGAGTTTAAAAACTTAAAGAGCCTGGATCTATTCAATAACGCAGTGACAAATTTGGATAATTATAGGGAAAAAGTCTTCAATCTTATTCCCAGTCTGCGATATCTGGACGG ATATGATGCTGAGGATCGCGAAGTTGACGATAGCGAAGGGGAGGATGACGAAGTCAATGGAAATGAAGATGGTGAAGGAGTTGGCAATGAAGATGACAGTGAAGAAG tTTCAGATGAAGAAGACGAGGAGTTTTTAGACGATGACCCAGGATTAGATATTGTTTACAAGGATAAGATT GACACTGATGAGGAAGATTATATgggagaagaggaggaggaagatGACGACGAGGACAATGAAGATGACGAgcaggaggaagaagaag AATCTCCTGTTcgaggaaagaagagaaaaattgaCGATGCGGGAGAGAATTTGAACGCTTAA
- the Rps11 gene encoding small ribosomal subunit protein uS17 gives MADQSERAFQKQPTIFLNRKKGLGPKRRKPMRYSRNVGLGFKTPREALEGTYIDKKCPFTGNVSIRGRILTGVVQKMKMQRTIVIRRDYLHYIRKYNRFEKRHRNMSVHLSPCFRDVEIGDVVTIGECRPLSKTVRFNVLKVSKGTKSKKSFKKF, from the exons ATGGCTGATCAG AGCGAGCGTGCGTTTCAGAAGCAACCCACGATCTTTCTTAATCGAAAGAAAGGTCTGGGCCCGAAGCGCAGGAAGCCTATGAGATATAGCCGCAATGTCGGGCTCGGTTTCAAGACACCTCGCGAA gCTCTAGAAGGAACATACATTGACAAGAAATGCCCATTTACTGGCAATGTATCGATTAGAGGGCGCATTCTCACTGGTGTTGTGCAAAAGATGAAAATGCAACGTACTATAGTTATACGCAGGGATTATCTGCATTACATTAGAAAATACAACCGGTTTGAGAAGCGTCATCGCAATATGAGTGTCCATCTCAGCCCTTGTTTCAg AGATGTAGAAATTGGCGATGTAGTTACTATTGGGGAATGCAGACCTTTGAGTAAGACAGTGAGATTTAATGTTCTAAAAGTTTCGAAAGGAACAAAATCTAAGAAAAGCTTCAAGAAGTTTTAA